The Kogia breviceps isolate mKogBre1 chromosome 8, mKogBre1 haplotype 1, whole genome shotgun sequence DNA window CAGAAGCCCTCTCCCATCTCCGCAGCCTCATCAGCCTGCATCTGAAGCATCTCAATATCAACAACATGCCCGTGTATGCCTTTAAAAGACTGTTCCACCTGAAACATCTAGAGATTGACTATTGGCCTTTACTGGATATGATGCCTGCCAATAGCCTCTATGGTCTCAACCTCACATCCCTCTCAATCACGAACACCAACCTGTCCGTTGTACCCTTTCTTGCCTTTAAACACCTGGTCTATCTGACCCACCTTAACCTCTCCTACAATCCCATTAGCACCATCGAAGCTGGCATGTTCTCGGACCTGATCCGCCTTCAGGAGCTTCATATAGTGGGGGCCCAGCTCCGCACCATTGAGCCTCACTCCTTCCAAGGGCTCCGCTTCCTTCGTGTGCTCAATGTGTCTCAGAACCTACTGGAAACTTTGGAAGAGAATGTCTTCTCCTCCCCTAGGGCTTTGGAGGTCCTGAGCATTAATAACAACCCACTGGCCTGTGACTGCCGCCTTCTCTGGATCCTGCAGCGTCACCCCACCCTGCAGTTCGGTGGTCAGCAGCCCATGTGTGCTGGCCCAGACACCATTCGTGAGAGGTCATTCAAGGATTTCCATAGCACTgccctttctttttactttacctGCAAAAAACCCAAAATCCGTGAAAAGAAGTTGCAGCATCTGCTAGTGGATGAGGGGCAGACGGTCCAGCTAGAATGCAATGCTGATGGAGACCCACAGCCTGTGATTTCCTGGGTGACACCTCGAAGGCGTTTCATCACCACCAAGTCCAATGGAAGAGCCACTGTGTTGGGCGATGGCACCTTGGAAATCCGTTTTGCCCAGGATCAAGACAGTGGGACGTATGTTTGCATCGCTAGCAATGCCGCTGGGAATGACACCTTCACAGCCTCCTTAACTGTGAAAGGATTCACTTCAGACCGCTTCCTTTATGCAAACAGGACCCCTATGTACATGACCGACTCCAATGACACCGTTTCCAATGGCACCAATGCCAACACTTTTTCCCTGGACCTTAAAACAATACTGGTGTCTACAGCCATGGGCTGTTTCACATTCCTGGgagtggttttattttgttttctcctcctttttgtGTGGAGCCGAGGGAAAGGCAAACACAAAAACAGCATTGACCTTGAGTATGTGCCCCGAAAAAACAATGGTGCTGTTGTGGAAGGGGAGGTGGCTGGACCCAGGAGGTTCAACATGAAAATGATTTGACGGTCGACCACTCCAGCTATTGTTTCCGTGTCATTGTTGGTAACCAGTAAGACAGCCTGGCACAGTAAAGCACTAGGTTAAAGGGCAGCTTAGTGCAGCTGCCCCTGTGTCACAGCAGGGTCCATGGAAGCAGGAGGACTTCTGATGGAGAGTCGCCGCCTAAAGGCAGGCAGGCATGTGTCAGAGCCCTTCACACAGTGGGATACTAATTGTTTGCATTGCAAATATTGGCATTCTGGGGATCTCAGTAATGAACCTGACCTTTGACTCATGCTCATGGACAGTTATTCAACATTTTCTACCactgcaaaaacaaaagaataaataaaaaggaacaacctACAATGTAGGATTTGCATACTAAAAAGACACATTTGTCCAAAACATACTCTACAGAAAAATTTGTATCTCTGATTCTCATTTGTTAAAGCCTTGCATCATACCGTATTGTTGGTTCAACACCACAAAGAAATCAATATATTCTTTACTCTTATTTTTTGAAACATATATGCTGTATATGTTTTAAAGCAATATGAATGAGAGGTTGTGCTTTTAGTTACTCACCACTATCGATCCAAGTGTGATTTCACCTTCCTTTACATAGAGATAACCCTGAGACTAGATCCCTGGAGTTATGGGCAGATATATGTTGAAAGATGTGTTTGTCTGATGTAGGATGCCAAGAAATAGGACCCAAGGCAAAAATGCTCAATTCTGTTAACTTCTGTTACTATAAATAAAGGCATGTGCCTAGTTTtgatacagaatggaatattttttatacTTGTAATATCACACTGGACCAGTTTACTGTTACAAAGTCCTTGGTTTCTCCAGAAGGTGGTGTGCCACTGTTTATATCTGTAAAATGCAAGGTAGGTgttaataatgaaaattattcatttaaccaCAACTTGATTTTACTTTCATCCATTGCTACTAATGGGTTAACAGAAAATGGAAGAGGATGTGATTGTTATATATACTCATAGGGCACTATTCAGCTCGTAGCTAAGGTCAACAATTCAGATGTTTAAAAGCTCTCTGGATAAGGAGGAGTTCTTCTCAGATTCCAACACAAACCGGGGTGATCCATGCATTACACGATCCATGCAACTAAGGATCTGTTTAAAATATGATAACTGTCTGAAGGCTAGATTGCTTCCAATCTAAGGAATCATCTAGCTACTGCAACTCTGCTGTTGTCTATTCAAATACTTTAAACACAGTATTATCTTAAATGGACAACTTCAGGGTTTCCCTCTGCTTCCTCTCCAAGTagatactgatttttattttgaaaattgtctGATGTAGACAAGAAGAATCTGTCTTATTTTGAAAGAAGTGGCAAAAAACAAGGTAGATTAAAAAgcacttactgatttttttttctctctactgaGTGAAAAACTAAGATTTACCCCTATAAATAGGTTAAATCGTGCTGACACTTTCACCCCTCTGAATGAAGGCTGTTTATCCAATTCAGTTTGTTTTACTGATTGGTACTCAAAGTTAAaatattatagtttttaaaaaatggcgtCATGCCATTACTACCAGTGACCTGGTTCAGATGAGACATAATTCCATTTGGCTAAAGGTTGAGTCAATGGTTTTCAAagcatatacagttgacccttgaacgtgGGAGTTAGGGGTGGTGATGCTCTGCACAGTTGAAAACCTTCATATAACTTAGCCCTGTGTATCCGCAATTccgcatccatggattcaaccaacctcagatctcATAGTACTTATactatttactgttgaaaatattttgtgtataagtggacctgcacagttcgaacccatgttgttcaagggtcaagtaTATTTATGTGATCTGAGAAAGCACTGAATATAGAGTGTATTCATGACATATGATATATTTAATTAGCATAGAACAGATAGATATCTATACTTTTCACACTGACAGAGACCTAAAAAAGAGCACCCTTTTGGACAGCATGTAAGCTGGAGTAGAAGGTCTCTGGGGTTTGTTTCTTGCAATTCAGACTGGAGGTTTGACTTTCAAAAAGCTGGCTTTTTTGAGTATTTGAAATTTTGAgtaacttcaataaaattaaattgaccCCGGTGAAAAAGTGACAGGTCCAGAAGTTGTTTGCCAACTGGATAGCAGCATGGTTAAGCCCATTTCTCCCTTAATAAAAGGGTGCAAAATGAGATAGAAAGATTGAAGAATTGCCTGCTTGAATCATTTTTCATTTGACTTTCCTGATGATTATCATACATCACTTAGAAATTCATTTCCCTCTTATGGCAATTAACTACCTTATTTATATCTAACAATACAAATCAAGATCTTACAAATTCTATCAGAATTCCAACTTGTGTGCAAATGGAATGGAGTCTTTCAAACTTACAAATGAACAAAGTTAGAGAGATAGTCTTCCAAAAGTTAATGGAGAGTACTTTGCATGGAGTAAGTACTTAACTAATTGGCCAACAAAAACATAGAGAGAGAAACATTTAGCAGTTAATAAAAGGGCTTTATAATTCTAACTGCTATTTTCTATCAAAATAAATGTTGACCAAAAAGCTTAGTCAAATGAAATTGGATTAAAGTTAACCCGTCCGTGAAAAGATTTAGTTATTATTCCACAGGAAGAAAAGAGATTGCACTCTCTCAGGGGTTTCCATACTCTGATCCCTGGAACACTAGTTATTTAAGATATTAATAAGCGTTCTTTCCAAAAAAGAGTCCCATAGACTAATAAGTCGGGAAAATGGTGCATTCTGTAACCACCTCTTGGAGGTTCAATATCTATTTGAGCCTAATAAATCCTCTGAAAAGTCCAATAAACAAGAATcctgtttaattttgtttaccttGGGGTTTCTCTAACTTATCTGAGCATGAAGCACTTCTCATGATGCAACTGTTAAACATCTTGAAAAACTAGAGTTCCACAGAACCCAGTTTGGTCAACATCGGACTAAAGTAGTACTCTTCCGAATTATTCCTAAACCCAATGTTTCCAACAAGAGTAAAATTACTATTTGAATTGGGCTCCAAtagattaccaaaaaaaaaaaaaaagaaacatgccaCCTGGATAAGTGATCTGATCATTAAAATGTACTGGCCAGATAGTTCTAGGAGAATCTGTGACTTTCTGTCTGAAGCATCATAGTAAAGGATTTATAGGTAATTGAATGGCCACTTAATTTTCTACATTCTCACTATCTGTTCAGATCTTGGGTTCCTTTTTATAACTGCAAAGCTCTGATCTTGGGTTCCGTTGACTAGAATTTGGGGGCTCTAGGATTGAATTTCACAAAGGGAATTTTCCCTTATGGCCTCAGTTTACCTCTTTGTTAGGTCCAACTAGACTGTGGTAAACAACAGCAGTTTAGATCAGCAAGTGGGCCAAATTTTCCCGAGTAGTCATCTCGGGGTCATCATCTTCCCAGAGTATTTGTTCAAACTGTCCTTAGAAGAAATACAGTTGTTCGGCTCAGCATTTAACTCTGGGTTGACCAGTTCTGTGTGCATATTAAGCATATTCACAGAAGATTTTATACTCCCTAGGCattaaatttctagaagaaaaattcCCTGACTAGAGCCCTAATGGTCAGAGAATTGATCTATGCCCCCAAATGTCTGAAATACATGTTATTAGAGTATGATAACTCACCAAACGATTTGGCCTAATGTGTTCCTGGCAAGGGATTTCTACTTTTCCAAGTTCTCATGttacttacttttttttcattttcattgcatTTATAATTATGAGCTTTTCAAATATTCTCAAAGTTTGAAAATGTAAACCAAGAATTGCCAAGACTTGTATTTCCTAGTCCCAGAGCACATTTTCAGAGCTCTGGTTTTGTTCAAGTTTCTCAGAAATTTTGCTTATCACCAACTATTCTGCAGTAGTATAAAGGCATTCAGGATTTGCTCTAAAGTGTTCAAGGTGGATTCTTTTTCCATTGTTCTGTCAAATATTCTGTTCTCTTCAGTTCTCAGAGGAGTCCAGAAATTACAGTCTTCCATgactttttcaaaaaagaattatttaaatcTCACCTGCATTTAAGCCTGACCTTTGTCATTTTCCATGACTCAAGCAGgaacaaatatatttctatattataaGGTACAAAAGACAGCATGTGATCTTGGAGAAGAAAACTTGAGTAGAGCCCCATGTAGATTAACTTACCCTTCCAGGGTCTGTCTTTATCTCCACATCAAGAAATTTGTTTTAACTTCAGGAACTGTGCTCAGAAGCTGTTCAACACCACAGAATATGTCTTGAGGCTttctaggaaagaaaaaatatacacatcATTTTCAACTTAGAAGGCTAAGACCTGACCAAAAAAATATCAGAAGTTTAAAGAAAGGTTGGAGGGAGACATTTGAATGAATTTTAATCCTATTtcctttattactattttttatagTTATCTTCTAACTGAAGAAACATCAGAGGTTATACTCTTATTTAactttcatcactgtctttttTGTCCCTATTACCTATGTCCTGGTCACATCTATATAGCTCACATAAGCCATTCCAAATGGATTTTGTGCCATGTGAACCTAGTAACAAAGCATGTGAGGCCAAAGCCATTCATTCTACTCAGTACTTAGGTAAAGATTTATCCCCTTTATTCCTGGGGTTAAAGTCCTGGAAACATTTCCCATTAGACTAATATCCATACATGAGGTGCCTGGTGATTTCCATTGACTTTCCAGCATTGGCTTTGAGAGCCCCATCCTTTCTTCTAAAATCCTTGCTCTCTTATGACTGAGGACGTTCTGGAGTTATCCTTGCCCTCGTGTGTGGAAAGCCTTGAGGAATGAACCATTACCTGACTTGTTGATTTTAGAGTTGCATGTTAGGCAGCAGAGTGTGCTTCCTGGTACTCTGGCAAACATTTGACATGAATCTCTGTTACTCTTCCCTTAACTCCTCCAAAAGCTGTTCCAAAGAGAGCCTTCTCAGTCTCACTCCAGCAAAAGTCCTGCTACCGGGAAAGGACAGCTTCACAGTCTAAGTCAATAAGATCAAAATGAGAGCTGATTTGCCATGATATTTAGCTAAGAAATTACCTAACAAAAAAATGGGTTTAGCAGCCGTAGGCCTAGACTTGCAAGATTTAGCCAAGTAAACCATGTTTTAAATcaacaatgaatgaatgacaggTTTCCAAATCTGAAGTTGGCTTTTCTGTTTTGGTAGCAGTAAATGTAGCTCTGcgtattttctcaaaaatgttaGAGAATGGAAACTGCTTACCTGTTGTGAGCTTTTCAACAGATTGTCTAGGATAAAATgtttgcagcaaaaaaaaaaaaaaaaaagacataattaaGAAGTTTgtaaaagctttatttttctaaaacagaCCTGAACTGAAGCTGATGttcctctttcaaaatataggaaTCTGATCAAGACAAGCCTGCAAGCACCCCAGACTGCCCTTCTCCAGTTGGCCAAAGTCTTTAATACCtcttcccccccctccccctctccctggaGAACATTCTGaataggaaggaggaaaagatcaGGGACTACTAACTCCCCTGAGACAGCTCACAGAGAGTACGCCCCCCCattcctgccttctttcctgATACTACAATTGAAATGATCCCTCATTCTCCAGTTCTGCCTTACTCACCACTGTCACCCCCCAGCTGCTGTCATACCTCATCAATGAATGCTCTCCCCGGGGAAAAGTCTCCTCTCATTAGCACTCAGAAATTCTTGGGCAATTGTTAAACTggaaattgctttttttaaaaagccctccaGCCTATCTCACATAACACTTTAAAAGTTAAGACTTACCATTCACATAATCACAAGCTGACAGCAATCTGCAGGTTGagtgattctgattttttttctctctcttctagaAGCAGGTGGGTTGATATAATGCCAGCCTTAAATAGAAGCTTTATTTATAGCCTTAGCAGAATGAGCAAAGAGCTGGCATAATCAAGAGTGTACTGCATAGTTTAAGGAAGGCTTTGCCTTTAATATGCAAAATAGCCATTAGAAGATAACAAAAATGCAAATTTACATTCTCCTAAATTGGTTAACTGTATTAATTCCAGTAAAGTTCAAAAGATAACTTTCCGTACTACAAATGGGTCAGAGTCAAAGATGCTGGGTCTATTTTACAaggacaaacaaaaaacaacaacccagaaATTTGGTTGCCATGTtaactttcttcattttcttgcaAACTTCCTATTCTaaattactttaatatttttaatctccACTAAAATGAAATCAATGTAACCTGTAATACCATGTAATCAACAAATAAAGATTAAGCAGGGGGATAATTCAGACTTGCAAAAAGAATTCAATCTTTACAACAATGTGTGTCCAGCAACACACTGAGTCATATACATATCTATGTGATGGCAAGAGATAGGAATTGAGTCATGAACAAACTTTTTACAGGCTATTTGGAAGGAAATGCTCTTTTCCTCCCCAGTTATAAAATCAGGTGTACCACACACACGCGTGTTGCTTTGATATGCAAGTCAGTTGTCTTCCTACGTTTTGTCCTTTTCCATATGGTATGAAATGCCCCAAATAATAATCAGTTTAAAAGctattgtttatatatacatatataaatatgaggGGGAGggtgattggattttttttttaagtgtataaaatGTAACTGTTTTTAAAGTTGATAAGCTtgagcaggagaaaaaaaaaaaacagaatgtgtgtctgtgtttttctttaatgtcTTATCAAAGTCTTATTCTGGGACGATCCCATGACTGGAAGCTACTAACCAACAAcctataaaacttttttttaaaatgcctgttagcttgtttttgtt harbors:
- the LINGO2 gene encoding leucine-rich repeat and immunoglobulin-like domain-containing nogo receptor-interacting protein 2 isoform X1; translated protein: MYCSSPRQAVIIADAREQARDQGVRLRGGVMLHTALSCWQPFLGLAVVLIFMGSTIGCPARCECSAQNKSVSCHRRRLIAIPEGIPIETKILDLSKNRLKSVNPEEFISYPLLEEIDLSDNIIANVEPGAFNNLFNLRSLRLKGNRLKLVPLGVFTGLANLTKLDISENKIVILLDYMFQDLHNLKSLEVGDNDLVYISHRAFSGLVSLEQLTLEKCNLTAVPTEALSHLRSLISLHLKHLNINNMPVYAFKRLFHLKHLEIDYWPLLDMMPANSLYGLNLTSLSITNTNLSVVPFLAFKHLVYLTHLNLSYNPISTIEAGMFSDLIRLQELHIVGAQLRTIEPHSFQGLRFLRVLNVSQNLLETLEENVFSSPRALEVLSINNNPLACDCRLLWILQRHPTLQFGGQQPMCAGPDTIRERSFKDFHSTALSFYFTCKKPKIREKKLQHLLVDEGQTVQLECNADGDPQPVISWVTPRRRFITTKSNGRATVLGDGTLEIRFAQDQDSGTYVCIASNAAGNDTFTASLTVKGFTSDRFLYANRTPMYMTDSNDTVSNGTNANTFSLDLKTILVSTAMGCFTFLGVVLFCFLLLFVWSRGKGKHKNSIDLEYVPRKNNGAVVEGEVAGPRRFNMKMI
- the LINGO2 gene encoding leucine-rich repeat and immunoglobulin-like domain-containing nogo receptor-interacting protein 2 isoform X2 gives rise to the protein MLHTALSCWQPFLGLAVVLIFMGSTIGCPARCECSAQNKSVSCHRRRLIAIPEGIPIETKILDLSKNRLKSVNPEEFISYPLLEEIDLSDNIIANVEPGAFNNLFNLRSLRLKGNRLKLVPLGVFTGLANLTKLDISENKIVILLDYMFQDLHNLKSLEVGDNDLVYISHRAFSGLVSLEQLTLEKCNLTAVPTEALSHLRSLISLHLKHLNINNMPVYAFKRLFHLKHLEIDYWPLLDMMPANSLYGLNLTSLSITNTNLSVVPFLAFKHLVYLTHLNLSYNPISTIEAGMFSDLIRLQELHIVGAQLRTIEPHSFQGLRFLRVLNVSQNLLETLEENVFSSPRALEVLSINNNPLACDCRLLWILQRHPTLQFGGQQPMCAGPDTIRERSFKDFHSTALSFYFTCKKPKIREKKLQHLLVDEGQTVQLECNADGDPQPVISWVTPRRRFITTKSNGRATVLGDGTLEIRFAQDQDSGTYVCIASNAAGNDTFTASLTVKGFTSDRFLYANRTPMYMTDSNDTVSNGTNANTFSLDLKTILVSTAMGCFTFLGVVLFCFLLLFVWSRGKGKHKNSIDLEYVPRKNNGAVVEGEVAGPRRFNMKMI